A segment of the Methanothermococcus thermolithotrophicus DSM 2095 genome:
TATCAGTCCTTTTTTAACCAGTCTTTTTTAGACTTTATGTATTTGGGTTCTTATCTTACCATCAATAAGATGAAAACAAAATATAAAAAAGTATTAGTATGAACCATTTATCGAATCCTTATATATAGTGATACTTTAAAAACAATAACTCTTAGATGTCACTACTTATAAATGTTTTTATAATTATTTTTTACAACCTTGGTTTTAATACTAATAAATCCCATAAATTAAAATTGCCTGTTCACAATTAACTATTTAGTTATATTTTAATTTAAATTAACACTGGCAAATAACAATTATCTATTAAAATTTAAGATAATTATTTATATATTTCGTGAAACGACTATATATGCATACAAAAGATTTAAATTGTTTTGGATTATACCTTTGGTAAATAATTAATGGGTGATTATATGAGTGTATTGACGCATCTAAAAATACTTTCATTGGAAAGGGGTATTTCAGGAAGAGAAGATAGAATAAGAAATTACATGGAAAAAGAACTTCAAACATCTTGTGATGAAGTTTTTACAGATAAATTTGGAAATTTAATTGCTAAAAAAGGTAACAAAGGCCCTAAGATAATGATCGCCGCTCACATGGATGAAATAGGGTTAATGGTAAAATACATAGACGATAAAGGATTCTTAAAGTTCACAAAAATAGGCGGAATAAACGACCAAATGTTGTTAAATCAGAAGGTAGTAGTTCATGGAAGTAAAGGAGATATAATCGGCGTTTTAGGTTCAAAACCACCTCATAAAATGAAAGAAAGTGAAAGAAACAAATTAATAAAATACGAAGACATGTTTATAGATATCGGGGCAAAGAACAGGGAAGAAGCCATTGAAATGGGTGTAGAGATAGGAACCTGGATTTCATTTAAAGCCGAATTTGACAGTCTTGGAAAAGATAGAATTACCTGTAAATCCTTTGATGACAGGGCAGGATGTGCAGTTCTTTTAGAAACTATGAATCAGATAAAAGATATGGACTTAAACTGCCAGGTTTATGCAGTCGGTACAGTTCAGGAAGAAGTAGGTTTAAAAGGAGCTAAAACTTCTGCTTTTGGAATAAATCCAGATGTTGCAATTGCCCTTGATGTAACCATATGTGGTGACCATCCAGGAATAAAAATGGAAGATGCTCCAGTTGAGCTCGGTAAAGGTCCTGTAGCCTGCATAGTGGATGCATCAGGTAGGGGTTTAATTACGCATCCAAAAGTCTTAAAAATGATTAAAGAAGTTTCTCAAAAGAATAAAATCCCTGTACAGTATGAAGTTGGGGAAGGCGGAACTACAGACGCTACAGCAATACACTTAACAAGGGATGGAATTCCAACAGGGGTAATTTCAGTACCTACAAGATATATCCACACACCTGTGGAAGTTATGGATGTAAATGATTTGGAAAAAACTGTAGAGCTCATAGTTTCATGTATAAAAGAGGTTGATAAATACTTCTAAGGGACCGCAGATGAAAAAGATATGGGTTCGTATGATGGTATATCCCCTCGGATACCTTATGTGGGGCGGGTTGATGTGGTATTCTCAGGC
Coding sequences within it:
- a CDS encoding M42 family metallopeptidase is translated as MSVLTHLKILSLERGISGREDRIRNYMEKELQTSCDEVFTDKFGNLIAKKGNKGPKIMIAAHMDEIGLMVKYIDDKGFLKFTKIGGINDQMLLNQKVVVHGSKGDIIGVLGSKPPHKMKESERNKLIKYEDMFIDIGAKNREEAIEMGVEIGTWISFKAEFDSLGKDRITCKSFDDRAGCAVLLETMNQIKDMDLNCQVYAVGTVQEEVGLKGAKTSAFGINPDVAIALDVTICGDHPGIKMEDAPVELGKGPVACIVDASGRGLITHPKVLKMIKEVSQKNKIPVQYEVGEGGTTDATAIHLTRDGIPTGVISVPTRYIHTPVEVMDVNDLEKTVELIVSCIKEVDKYF